CACGCGGGTGCCGATCTACGAGGGCTCGATCGACCGCGTGCTCGGCGTCGCCCACCTCAAGGACCTCGTCGAGCTGGTGCGCGACAGCAAAGCCGACCTGCGCCGCATCCTGCGCCCCGTGCTGCAGGTGCCGGAGCGCAAGCGCATCCTCGAGCTGCTCACCGACATGCAGAACGCGTTCGTCCACTTCGCCATCGTCAAGGACGAATTCGGCGTCACGCTCGGCATCGTCACCCAGGAGGACATCCTCGAGGAGCTGGTGGGCGAGATTCGCGACGAATTCGATCGCGACGAGCTGCTCACCATCCGCGAGGTCGCGCCCGGACGCTACCAGGCGCTCGGCCGGGTGAAGGTGCGCGACTTCAACCGCCAGACCAACTGGAAGGTGCCCGCCGAGTCCGGCGACACCCTGGCCGGCCTGGTCTTCAACACCCTCGGCCGCACTCCGCGCCGGGGCGAGTCGATCCACGTCCCCGGCTACGAGATCGTGGTCGCGGACCTGTCGCGCAACCGCGTCACCCAGGTGCAGATCATCGAGAAGCCGCCGCAGACGGAGGCGACGGCGGCGACGTAGCGACCGCCGTCATTTCCCGTAGCCGCCGCCGAAGTGGTCGTACGGATCGGCGCCGGCGGCCAGCGAGGCGTCGTAGCGGGCGCGCTCGATGTGCCGCTCCAGCCCCTCGACCACGAAGGCGAGGAAGTCGCGGGTCGAGAGAATGCCGACCAGGCGGCCATCGCGCAGGACCGGCAGGTGGCGCACGCGGTGCGAGCGGAAGGTCTCCAACACCGTCCGCACCGGCGCATTCACGTCGACGCTGACCACATCACGGGTCGCGACCTCGGCCGCCAGGGTCCGCTCCGGGTCGCGACCGACGGCGACGACCCGGGCCGCGATGTCGCGCTCCGACACCAGCCCGCGCAACCGCCCGCCCTCGACGACCAGCACGGCGCCGACCCGGTTGGCCAGCATGCGCCGCGCCGCTTCCGCCACGCTGTCGCCCGGCGCGACGGTGATCATCTCGGTCGCCATCAGGGTCTCGATCGTGGACATGTGCCCCTCCTCTCCGAGCACCCACTTCTCGCACGGGGAATATAGCGGTCGGCGCCCGGATTGCCTGCCCCGCATGGCGCGCGAGCGGCCGCCGGCATCGGCTCAGCGCGTCGCCCGCAGGTAGTCGACGATGGCGCGCGCCTCCGCCTCCGTCAGGACGCCGGCGTAGTGCGGCATCACCGGCGCATGCTCGTCGAGCATGTGCCAGATGGTCCCGCGCAGCGCTTCCGGATCGTGCGCGGCGAAGTACTGCCGGTTGAAGATCACCGTCGGCTGCCGCACCGCTTCGCCCGAGTCGCCGGTCGGGACGCCGTGATCGCCGTGGCAGGG
This is a stretch of genomic DNA from bacterium. It encodes these proteins:
- a CDS encoding CBS domain-containing protein, with amino-acid sequence MSTIETLMATEMITVAPGDSVAEAARRMLANRVGAVLVVEGGRLRGLVSERDIAARVVAVGRDPERTLAAEVATRDVVSVDVNAPVRTVLETFRSHRVRHLPVLRDGRLVGILSTRDFLAFVVEGLERHIERARYDASLAAGADPYDHFGGGYGK